The following proteins come from a genomic window of bacterium:
- a CDS encoding beta-galactosidase, with protein MKHSINIIPFGAHYYRVPTPKPSEWEKDFKNIKRYGFNMIEIWVMWRWSNPKAGKYYFEDIDRLMDLAIKYDIKVNMSPKYDSVPAWIFNQFPESRLETIYGRYVGPVEFAARQIGGVGGGCINHRKSMEIRMEFLAETVKRYRGHKALYIWNSWGEPDLGHSIHRVVGKDYRNIEFLLCYCESCRTAFKEWLKKKYKGLSGLNKCWHKNYQNWEEIEIPRSRDMFVSMIDWRMFFIERMAEVNLEQMQLIRKLDKRHLVMCHTHDMKYFDLMSTGVDLWRMAEPGDVHGVTLVNDPFACDILRCCAKHKPVWSVEIHAMPGMTMVFPRVLKDGEIKRTVFTPLAAGFSGFQYWQYRPETLGRESPAWGLTKLDGTSTPWLETASRCCKLLQKNKDKVLSLKRLKTDIAILFSPENQIFSWCSYGTEYFYHDSMVGLHNALYQANFNVDILHTLEINKGELNNYSVLYVPVPMYLDEQSLAIIKEWVRNGGTLIGESYFAALDTKDGSFRYKIPGAGFIEVFGVEQGLVRARRDFSGERATIIMDRDLSDIKKGEKINGMLCEETFILKGAKVLAIFKEGKEPAITFSNYGKGKAILIGSFIGYDYFKFRNETNERLIVSLAKIGSICKFPKINGKSKVRLDLISNNKKDEGWVIVTNLEKRRITTGFHLPIAGFSEMEDLFNGKKVRLTSEKYGLKGEISLLPEEIRVFDLLK; from the coding sequence ATGAAACATTCGATAAATATCATACCTTTTGGTGCTCATTATTATCGTGTTCCTACTCCTAAGCCTTCAGAATGGGAAAAAGATTTTAAGAATATAAAAAGGTATGGTTTTAATATGATTGAAATTTGGGTTATGTGGCGATGGAGTAATCCGAAGGCAGGGAAATATTATTTTGAAGATATTGATAGACTTATGGATCTGGCTATCAAATACGATATTAAAGTCAACATGAGCCCAAAATATGATTCAGTCCCGGCTTGGATATTTAATCAATTTCCTGAGAGTCGGCTTGAAACTATCTATGGAAGATACGTAGGCCCTGTTGAATTTGCTGCAAGACAGATTGGCGGTGTAGGAGGTGGTTGCATCAATCATAGAAAGAGTATGGAAATCAGGATGGAGTTCCTTGCAGAAACTGTAAAAAGATATCGAGGCCACAAGGCATTATATATTTGGAATAGCTGGGGTGAACCGGACCTAGGACATTCTATTCACCGGGTTGTTGGGAAAGACTATAGAAATATTGAGTTTTTGTTGTGCTATTGTGAGAGTTGCAGGACAGCTTTCAAAGAATGGCTTAAGAAAAAATACAAAGGCCTTAGTGGGTTGAATAAATGTTGGCATAAAAATTATCAAAATTGGGAAGAAATTGAAATTCCACGTAGCCGAGATATGTTTGTTTCAATGATTGACTGGAGGATGTTTTTTATCGAAAGGATGGCAGAGGTAAATCTTGAGCAGATGCAGCTTATAAGGAAACTAGATAAGAGACATCTAGTTATGTGCCATACTCACGATATGAAGTATTTCGATTTGATGTCAACAGGAGTCGACCTATGGAGAATGGCTGAGCCTGGCGATGTACATGGTGTGACATTAGTAAATGATCCTTTCGCTTGTGACATTTTACGTTGCTGTGCAAAGCATAAACCTGTTTGGAGCGTTGAAATTCATGCTATGCCCGGTATGACCATGGTTTTTCCAAGGGTCCTGAAAGATGGAGAGATCAAACGTACAGTTTTTACTCCTTTAGCAGCTGGTTTTAGCGGATTTCAATACTGGCAGTATCGACCAGAGACACTTGGTAGGGAGTCTCCAGCATGGGGTTTAACTAAGCTTGATGGTACTTCTACCCCATGGTTAGAGACTGCCTCTAGATGCTGTAAGTTACTTCAGAAGAATAAAGATAAGGTGTTAAGCCTTAAAAGATTAAAAACAGATATCGCGATATTATTCTCACCAGAAAACCAGATATTTTCATGGTGCTCTTATGGCACAGAATATTTTTATCATGACTCTATGGTTGGTTTACATAATGCCCTCTATCAGGCTAACTTCAATGTCGATATTCTGCATACCCTTGAAATCAATAAAGGAGAGCTTAATAACTATTCAGTATTGTATGTGCCTGTACCGATGTATCTTGATGAGCAAAGTTTAGCGATTATAAAAGAATGGGTTCGAAACGGCGGGACCCTTATCGGGGAAAGTTATTTCGCTGCGTTGGATACAAAAGACGGTTCTTTCAGATACAAAATTCCAGGCGCTGGTTTTATAGAGGTCTTTGGTGTGGAGCAGGGGTTGGTTAGGGCTAGACGGGATTTTTCAGGCGAAAGAGCAACTATCATTATGGATAGAGATTTATCCGATATCAAAAAGGGAGAGAAAATTAATGGGATGCTCTGTGAGGAGACGTTTATTTTAAAGGGTGCAAAAGTTTTAGCAATATTTAAAGAAGGGAAAGAACCTGCTATTACGTTTTCAAATTACGGCAAAGGTAAGGCCATCTTAATAGGTTCATTTATTGGATATGATTACTTTAAATTTAGAAATGAGACGAATGAAAGATTGATTGTAAGTCTCGCAAAAATTGGAAGTATATGCAAGTTCCCTAAAATAAATGGAAAAAGTAAAGTTCGTTTAGACCTTATCTCTAATAATAAAAAAGATGAAGGGTGGGTAATTGTGACAAACCTTGAGAAGAGACGGATAACAACAGGGTTTCACTTACCCATTGCGGGTTTTTCAGAGATGGAGGATCTCTTTAACGGAAAGAAGGTAAGGCTTACTTCTGAGAAGTATGGCCTGAAAGGAGAGATTTCACTTCTCCCCGAAGAAATCAGGGTATTTGATTTATTAAAATGA